One window of Aerococcus tenax genomic DNA carries:
- the purB gene encoding adenylosuccinate lyase, with protein MINRYTRPEMGQLWSDENKYQSWLEVEILAVEAWAELGEIPKEDAQAIRQKASFDVNRILEIEAETKHDVVAFTRCVSESLGEEKKWVHYGLTSTDVVDTAYGYQLKQVNDLLRQDLDDFLAILKKQALKYKNTLCMGRTHGVHAEPTTFGLKVARWYSEFKRHRERFEHAAKGVEAGKISGAVGTFANVPTQVEAYVCEHLGIRPQEISTQVLPRDLHAEYISVLALIATGVENMATEIRHLQKSEVREVEEYFAAGQKGSSAMPHKRNPIGSENVTGLARVIRGHVVTAMEDVSLWHERDISHSSAERIILPDTTILVDYILHRFGNILANLTVFPENMKRNMQATHNLIFSQRVLLKLIDSGLSREAAYDLVQPLTAKSWDQGLDFKGLVENNAEIRQSLDQVAIDDAFDPAYHLRRVDEIYARLGLA; from the coding sequence ATGATTAATCGCTATACCCGTCCAGAAATGGGACAATTGTGGTCGGATGAGAACAAGTATCAATCGTGGTTAGAAGTCGAAATTTTAGCTGTTGAAGCTTGGGCTGAATTAGGGGAGATTCCTAAAGAAGATGCCCAGGCTATTCGTCAAAAGGCCAGCTTTGATGTCAACCGTATTTTAGAAATTGAAGCCGAAACCAAGCATGATGTGGTGGCTTTTACCCGCTGTGTTTCGGAGTCATTGGGCGAGGAGAAGAAATGGGTCCATTATGGTCTGACCTCGACCGATGTGGTGGATACAGCTTATGGTTACCAATTAAAGCAAGTGAATGACCTCCTCCGCCAAGACTTAGATGATTTCTTAGCGATTCTTAAAAAACAAGCTCTCAAATATAAAAATACCCTCTGCATGGGACGGACTCATGGGGTCCATGCTGAGCCAACCACTTTTGGTTTAAAAGTGGCCCGTTGGTATAGTGAATTTAAACGTCATCGTGAACGTTTTGAACATGCGGCTAAGGGCGTCGAAGCGGGAAAAATTTCTGGTGCAGTGGGGACTTTTGCTAATGTTCCCACCCAAGTGGAAGCCTATGTTTGTGAACATTTAGGGATTCGTCCCCAAGAGATTTCGACCCAGGTCTTGCCACGTGACTTGCATGCAGAATATATTTCAGTCTTAGCCCTAATTGCTACCGGAGTAGAAAATATGGCGACTGAAATCCGCCACTTACAAAAGTCCGAGGTCAGGGAAGTGGAAGAATACTTTGCTGCCGGACAAAAGGGCTCTAGTGCCATGCCCCATAAGCGTAACCCGATCGGTAGTGAGAATGTCACTGGGCTGGCCCGGGTGATTCGAGGACATGTAGTGACTGCTATGGAAGATGTCAGTCTCTGGCATGAACGGGATATTTCCCATTCCTCAGCCGAGCGGATTATTTTGCCCGATACCACCATCTTAGTGGACTATATCCTTCATCGTTTCGGTAATATCTTAGCTAATCTGACGGTTTTTCCAGAAAACATGAAGCGTAATATGCAGGCTACCCACAATTTGATCTTCTCCCAACGGGTCTTATTAAAATTAATTGATTCAGGTCTTTCTAGGGAGGCGGCCTATGATTTAGTCCAACCCCTAACCGCTAAGTCTTGGGACCAGGGCCTTGATTTTAAAGGCTTAGTCGAAAATAATGCGGAAATTCGCCAATCTCTCGACCAAGTGGCTATTGATGATGCCTTTGATCCGGCTTATCACTTGCGCCGAGTGGATGAAATTTATGCACGTTTGGGATTAGCTTAG
- a CDS encoding adenylosuccinate synthase → MPSVVVVGTQWGDEGKGKITDYLSSQADIIARYQGGDNAGHTIQFNQQTFKLHLVPSGIFSEDKLSVIGNGVVVNPKSLLEELAYLRQAGISCENLRISERAQVILPYHQLIDRLDEERKGDNKIGTTQKGIGPAYMDKIARNGIRMADLIDPETFAERLSVQIQVKNELLTKVYDEEPLDYDTIYQEYLAYGQKLKKYVTDTSLLMNDAYDQGENILFEGAQGVLLDIDHGTYPFVTSSNPIAGGATVGCGIGPSKINTVIGVMKAYTSRVGDGPFPTELHDAIGDRIREVGHEYGTTTGRPRRVGWFDGVVTAHARRVSGLTKLSLNCLDVLTGLDEIKVCVGYQTPNGQVSKSYPANLRYLAQCQPIYESLPGWEEDITSCQDFDQLPENAKAYVRRISEIVGAPIATVSVGPDRTQTLILDNIW, encoded by the coding sequence ATGCCATCAGTTGTTGTTGTAGGTACTCAATGGGGCGACGAAGGAAAAGGGAAAATCACCGATTACCTCAGTAGCCAAGCCGATATTATTGCCCGTTACCAAGGCGGAGATAATGCTGGCCACACGATCCAATTCAACCAGCAAACTTTTAAGCTCCACCTCGTTCCCTCAGGAATTTTTTCAGAAGATAAGCTGAGTGTGATCGGAAATGGCGTGGTTGTTAACCCTAAATCTTTACTTGAAGAATTGGCCTATTTGCGCCAAGCAGGAATCTCTTGTGAAAACCTCCGCATCTCTGAACGGGCCCAAGTGATCTTGCCCTACCATCAACTGATCGACCGCTTGGATGAAGAACGTAAAGGCGACAATAAGATCGGTACTACCCAAAAAGGGATTGGCCCTGCCTATATGGATAAGATTGCCCGTAATGGCATCCGGATGGCTGACCTCATTGACCCTGAAACTTTCGCGGAAAGGTTATCTGTACAAATTCAAGTCAAGAACGAACTCCTCACCAAGGTATATGACGAAGAGCCATTAGACTACGACACCATCTACCAGGAATATCTAGCATATGGCCAAAAACTGAAAAAATATGTCACGGATACTTCCTTATTGATGAATGATGCCTATGACCAAGGGGAAAACATTCTTTTTGAGGGGGCCCAAGGGGTCTTACTGGATATTGATCATGGGACCTATCCCTTCGTGACTTCCTCTAACCCCATTGCCGGTGGTGCTACAGTCGGTTGTGGGATCGGCCCAAGCAAAATCAATACCGTTATCGGAGTGATGAAGGCCTATACCTCTCGAGTAGGTGACGGTCCCTTCCCAACCGAATTGCATGATGCTATTGGGGACCGCATCCGTGAAGTTGGCCATGAATATGGTACCACTACTGGACGTCCACGCCGGGTAGGTTGGTTCGACGGGGTGGTGACGGCCCATGCGCGCCGGGTTTCTGGTTTAACCAAGCTTTCCTTGAACTGTTTAGACGTCTTAACTGGACTGGATGAAATCAAGGTCTGTGTAGGCTACCAAACCCCTAATGGCCAAGTATCCAAATCCTACCCCGCTAACTTGCGCTACCTGGCTCAATGCCAACCCATCTATGAAAGTTTACCTGGCTGGGAAGAAGACATCACTAGCTGTCAAGACTTTGACCAACTTCCCGAAAATGCTAAAGCTTATGTCCGTCGCATCAGTGAAATCGTAGGGGCCCCCATTGCCACAGTGTCAGTGGGACCTGACCGTACCCAAACCTTAATCTTAGATAATATTTGGTAA
- the groL gene encoding chaperonin GroEL (60 kDa chaperone family; promotes refolding of misfolded polypeptides especially under stressful conditions; forms two stacked rings of heptamers to form a barrel-shaped 14mer; ends can be capped by GroES; misfolded proteins enter the barrel where they are refolded when GroES binds) — protein sequence MAKDIKYSSDARQSLVEGIDKLANTVKVTLGPKGRNVVLERSYGSPLITNDGVTIAKDVELEDHFENMGAKLVSEVASKTNDVAGDGTTTATILTQALVHEGFKNVTAGANPVGIRRGMDQAIRKAVEALKEISVPVNAKESIANVAAISSGDQEVGQLIADAMEKVGQDGVITIEESQSMDTALDVVEGMQFDRGYLSQYFVTDNDKMEAVLDDPYILLTDKKISNIQDILPLLEQIVQQGKSLLLVADDVEGEALPTLVLNKIRGTFNVVAVKAPGFGDRRKEQLEDLAVLTGGTVITEDLGLELKDTSIDQLGQAARVTITKDDTTIVEGKGNKEQLEQRVAHIRKQIEETTSDYDREKLQERLAKLAGGVAVVRVGAATESEQKERKLRIEDALNATRAAVEEGIVAGGGTAFMNIQDKVKEVVDSLEGDEQTGADIVVRALETPLRQIAENAGLEGSVIVEHIHDKDQGVGYNAASGEWVDMISDGVVDPTKVSRSALQNAGSVAGLILTTEAVVADHPEENAGNDAAAGAGAPGMY from the coding sequence ATGGCCAAAGATATTAAATATTCAAGTGATGCAAGACAATCTTTAGTAGAAGGTATTGATAAATTAGCTAATACCGTGAAAGTGACCTTAGGACCTAAGGGACGTAACGTTGTCCTAGAACGTAGCTATGGGTCTCCATTAATCACCAATGATGGGGTGACCATTGCTAAAGACGTTGAATTAGAAGATCACTTTGAAAATATGGGAGCTAAATTAGTTTCTGAAGTCGCTTCTAAGACCAATGATGTTGCTGGTGACGGGACAACTACCGCTACCATCCTAACTCAAGCTCTCGTCCATGAAGGCTTTAAGAACGTGACAGCAGGGGCAAATCCTGTGGGCATTCGTCGTGGGATGGATCAAGCTATCCGCAAGGCAGTAGAAGCTTTGAAAGAAATTTCTGTTCCAGTGAATGCTAAAGAATCTATTGCTAACGTTGCGGCAATTTCTTCCGGCGACCAAGAAGTAGGTCAATTAATTGCAGACGCTATGGAAAAAGTAGGCCAAGATGGTGTCATTACCATTGAAGAATCACAATCCATGGACACTGCCTTAGACGTTGTTGAAGGGATGCAATTTGACCGCGGTTACTTATCCCAATACTTTGTAACCGACAACGATAAGATGGAAGCTGTTCTCGATGATCCTTACATCCTTCTCACTGATAAGAAGATTTCTAATATCCAAGATATCCTTCCATTATTAGAACAAATCGTACAACAAGGTAAATCCTTATTATTAGTGGCTGACGATGTTGAAGGTGAAGCACTTCCTACTTTAGTCTTGAACAAGATTCGTGGGACATTCAATGTCGTTGCTGTGAAAGCGCCTGGCTTCGGTGACCGTCGTAAAGAACAATTAGAAGACTTAGCTGTTCTTACCGGTGGGACAGTTATTACTGAAGACTTAGGTCTTGAATTGAAAGACACCAGCATTGATCAATTAGGTCAAGCTGCCCGCGTAACCATTACTAAAGACGATACCACCATTGTTGAAGGTAAGGGTAACAAGGAACAATTGGAACAACGTGTGGCTCATATCAGAAAACAAATTGAAGAAACTACTTCTGACTATGACCGTGAAAAATTACAAGAACGTCTTGCTAAATTAGCTGGCGGGGTTGCCGTTGTTCGCGTGGGTGCAGCGACCGAATCTGAACAAAAAGAACGTAAATTACGTATCGAAGACGCTTTAAACGCTACTCGTGCTGCGGTTGAAGAAGGTATCGTAGCTGGTGGTGGTACTGCCTTCATGAATATCCAAGACAAGGTGAAAGAAGTCGTTGACTCCTTAGAAGGTGACGAACAAACTGGTGCAGACATCGTGGTCCGTGCCCTCGAAACCCCACTACGCCAAATCGCTGAAAATGCTGGTCTAGAAGGTTCTGTCATTGTAGAACACATTCACGATAAAGACCAAGGCGTTGGTTACAACGCTGCTAGTGGTGAATGGGTAGACATGATTTCTGATGGTGTGGTTGACCCAACCAAGGTGTCACGTTCTGCTTTACAAAATGCAGGCTCAGTAGCTGGTTTGATTTTAACTACTGAAGCAGTTGTTGCTGACCATCCAGAAGAAAATGCAGGAAATGATGCAGCTGCAGGAGCAGGCGCACCAGGTATGTATTAA
- a CDS encoding co-chaperone GroES: MLKPLNERVIIQVQEEEEKTASGIVLPSAAKEKPQVGQVVAVADATDDYTPQVKVGDQVIFEKYAVSEIRYEGEDYLIIKEKDLTAVVE; the protein is encoded by the coding sequence ATGTTAAAGCCGTTAAATGAACGTGTGATTATTCAAGTCCAAGAAGAGGAAGAAAAAACTGCTTCTGGCATCGTTTTACCATCTGCTGCTAAAGAAAAACCTCAAGTAGGTCAAGTGGTAGCCGTTGCTGATGCTACTGATGACTACACCCCTCAAGTTAAAGTGGGCGACCAAGTTATTTTTGAAAAATATGCAGTAAGCGAAATCCGCTATGAAGGGGAAGATTACCTCATCATTAAAGAAAAAGATTTAACTGCTGTAGTTGAATAA
- a CDS encoding redox-sensing transcriptional repressor Rex, with protein sequence MKEIPRATARRLPLYYRYLHNFKNMGKTRISSSELSEAIKVDSATIRRDFSHFGALGKRGYGYDVEALLDFFSRQLYQDRLTTVALIGVGNLGNALLNYNFKRTNNIRIGAAFDINPEIVGTVHSGVPVYPMSELKERIQEMEILIAIMTVPEKVAQDTVSELGEAGIQGILNFTPVVLDVPEDIHVQNVDLANELQTLIYYIGNRNGNNKKKN encoded by the coding sequence ATGAAGGAAATTCCACGTGCAACGGCTAGGCGGTTACCGCTTTATTACCGTTACTTGCATAATTTTAAGAATATGGGTAAGACACGGATTTCTTCCAGTGAACTCAGTGAGGCGATCAAAGTGGACAGCGCCACTATTCGCCGGGATTTCTCACATTTTGGTGCCCTAGGGAAGCGTGGTTATGGCTATGATGTTGAAGCTCTATTGGACTTCTTTAGTCGCCAACTCTACCAAGACCGCCTCACCACAGTGGCTTTAATCGGGGTCGGTAATTTAGGGAACGCCTTATTAAATTATAACTTTAAACGGACCAATAATATCCGGATTGGGGCGGCCTTTGATATTAATCCTGAGATTGTAGGAACCGTCCATAGTGGGGTACCGGTTTACCCCATGAGTGAATTAAAGGAACGGATTCAAGAAATGGAAATTCTGATTGCTATTATGACCGTTCCGGAAAAGGTCGCCCAAGATACCGTGAGTGAATTAGGAGAAGCCGGTATTCAAGGCATCTTGAACTTTACGCCGGTGGTTTTAGATGTTCCTGAAGATATTCATGTCCAAAACGTCGATTTAGCCAATGAGCTGCAAACTCTGATTTACTATATTGGTAATCGAAATGGCAACAATAAAAAGAAAAATTAG